Below is a genomic region from uncultured Fusobacterium sp..
TGGAAAGGACAAGACTACATGGACAATGTAGATTTAAGAGAAACTAGTGGAGTTGTTTTAGCTTATCTAGGGGACTCTGTATGGGAATTAAATATTAGAAAATATTGGATATCTAAGGGATTAAATCTTCATAATCTAAATAAAAAAGTAAAAGAGTGTGTTAATGCTAAGAAACAAAGTGAGTTATATAGAAAAATTTTCCCAATGTTAGATGAAAAATTTCAAATGTTGGGGAATAGATCTAAAAATGGAAATATAAAAAGTTTTCCAAAATCATGTAGTGTACAAGAGTATAGAGAAGCTACTGCTTTTGAGGCTTTAATAGCTGGTTTTTACATAGAAAATAGAAGGGATTTAATAGAGTTAGCAGTAAATTTATGTGTGGAGGAGAAAAGGAATGAAGTCAAAGTTCTTTAATTTTAGTTTTAATAGAAGTTTGGGAATAGATTTAGGAACTGCCAATACTTTAGTATATAGTAAAAAACATAAAAGAATAGTTTTAAATGAACCATCTGTTGTAGCTGTAGAAAGAGAGAGTAGAAAAATATTAGCAGTTGGAAATGAAGCTAAAGAGATGTTAGGAAAAACTCCTGATACAATAGTAGCTGTAAAACCTCTTAGTGAAGGAGTTATAGCTGACTATGATGTTACAGAGGCTATGATAAAATACTTTATTAAAAAAGTTTTTGGATCATATAGTTTCTTTATGCCTGAAATTATGATATGTGTACCAATAGATGTTACAGGAGTAGAGAAAAGAGCTGTACTTGAAGCTGCTATTTCAGCTGGAGCAAAGAGAGCTTATCTAATAGAAGAAGCAAGAGCAGCAGCTTTAGGATCAGGAATGGATATCTCAGTTCCAGAGGGAAATATGATAATAGATATCGGTGGAGGATCAACTGACGTAGCTGTTATTTCTTTAGGAGGAACAGTAGTAAGTAAAACTATAAGAACAGCTGGAAATAACTTTGATGCTGATATTATTAAATATGTAAAGAAAACACATAATCTTTTAATAGGAGATAAGACAGCTGAAGAGATAAAAATAAAAATAGGAACAGCATTACCATTAGAAGAGGAAGAGGTTATGACTATAAAGGGAAGAGATTTAATAATGGGACTTCCAAAAACTGTAGAGATAACTTCTGAAGAGGTAAGAGAGGCTATACATGATTCTTTAATGGAGATAGTAGAGTGTGTAAAATATGTTCTTGAACAAACTCCTCCAGAGTTAGCTTCTGATATAATAGATAAAGGTATGATAATGGCAGGTGGAGGTTCTCTTATTAGAAATTTCCCAGATTTAATAGCAAAACATACAAATCTAAATGTAAGATTAGCAGAAAATCCTTTAGAAAGTGTAGTTAGAGGAGCTGGACTTGCTCTTGATCAATTGAATATTTTAAGACAGATTGAAAAGGCAGAGAGATAATGATAAGAGATATAATTTCTAATGAAGAGGTAAAGGAGTTTTTGAAGAATGAATTAAAATTTGAAAAAACCTCAGGAACTTATCTTTTTTATGGAAGTGATATGGGGCTCTTATTAGAGTTTGCTTTAGATTTTGCTAAAGGACTTTGTTGTGAAACTTTAGATGGAGATTTTTGTGGAGAGTGTGATATCTGCAAAAAAATTGATAAATTAATATATAGTGATTTAGAAATTTTAGATAATCCAGACGGATTAAAAGTAGATGAGATAAGAGAGTTAGCTTATAAATCTTCTGCTAGTGCCTATGAAGGAGACAAAAAAGTATTTATAATAAAAAATATTAGTAAAATGAAGAAAGAGGCAAGTAATGCTCTATTAAAATTAATAGAAGAACCCAATAGAGGATGTTTTTTTATTCTTTTAAATAGTAATTTGAATATTTTACCAACTATTAAATCTAGAAGTATTCTTGTGAAAATAAAAAGAAGAACTGCTGAAGAGTTAGGTGTAGATGATTTTACATATTCTTTTTTTAGAGGAGAGAGCGAAGATATTAAAAATTTCAAAGCTCTAAATTTAAGCTTAGGAACCGGTTATTCCTTCTTGGAGATAGGAAAAGCTGTAAAAGCTTATGATGAGAATAGGGATTTAAAGGATAAAATAAATATTTATAAAGCTTTAAGAGATTTTATAAATAATAAAAATTATTTAAAAATACATGAAAAAATATATTTTGCTGAAGAAATAGTAAAAGCTACTTCAGATAGAAATATTTATAGGGAGATTGTAAGCTATTTTGTAGAACTGTTAGGAGATACAAATGGCTTAGAAAAAAGACTTACTATGAAAGGAATGTTAAGATTCCCTATAAATATGAAGGTATTTTTTATAAATTTATTTTTGGAACTATAAAGTAAATTAAAAGGACTGTTACAAAATTTTAAATTGTAATAGTCCTTTATTATATTCTTAATTAATTTATTAAATTAATACTTAGAAAGAAAAATTAAGAAAAAACTATTATATTAATATATATTAAAATATTTTAAAATAATTTAATATAATCTTATGTATTCTAAATTGATTTATTATTAAAAATAAGGTATTATAATTAAGCACGGTAAAGAAACGGTCTCATAGCTCAGTTGGGAGAGCACCTGCCTTACAAGCAGGGGGTCACAGGTTCAAGTCCTGTTGAGACCACCATCTATGGGGGTGTAGCTCAGTTGGTTAGAGCGCATGCCTGTCACGCATGAGGTCGCGAGTTCGACCCTCGTCACTCCCGCCATTATTCTTGCCCAGATAGCTCAGTCGGTAGAGCAGGGGACTGAAAATCCCCGTGTCGGTGGTTCGATTCCGCCTTTGGGCACCACTGACTAACAATTAAATATGGCGACGTCGCCAAGCGGTAAGGCAGAGGTCTGCAAAATCTCCATTCACCAGTTCAAATCTGGTCGTCGCCTCCATATGTAAATAACAACTCGAAAGAGTTGTTTTTTTCATTTTTTGTAATATTATATTTATTTTTATCTGTCTTGACAAAATAAATTCTATGAGGAATAATTTATTACTCTTCTTTATATAAAACTACTAATTAGATTTTTATTATAAAAAGTATATTTTTATCATGAAAATGAATTTAGAGGAGGGATAAAAATGAAAGATTTTGAGGAAAAATTATTGAAGAGATGGTTAAAAAGAAAAGTTAAGATAACTTTAGCAACTATAGTGGTTTTTTTGATTAGTAGTTCTTTAAGTTTAGCTGAAACTCTATATATTAGAGATGGAGAAAATGGAGTAGAGTTTAGTATAGATAATCAAAATTGGGGAGAAAATCCATATCCTGAAAATAGTTTTGAGAATTGGATTTATACTAATAATAGAAAAATAGAAAGTGATAGAGTAGGAGTTGTAAATAGAGCAACTAATATTTCTATAATTAATAGTAATCTAATTGTTGTAAATAGTCAAGAAAGTGCTTGGGGAATAGATAATAATCAAGCAATAGGAAAAATAATAAATAAAGGGTTATTAGAAGTAAATGGAACTTTTTTTGCAACAGGAATAGGAAATTATGGTGGTATAATAGAAGAATTATTAAATCAAGGAATGATAAGAGCAACAACTACTTCTGCTGGATTAGAAACAGCTTATGGAATAAATAATCAAGGAATAATAGAAAATTTACAAAATAATGGATTAATAATAGGGAAAGGTTATTATGTAGGAATAGAGAATTTTGGTGGGATAGTATCAAAATTAGAAAATAAAGGTATTATTATGTCAGAAGAAAGTGATTATGCAATAGGAATAAATAATGGTTGTTATTCTTTTATAATGGAAAACGGTGGTATAATAGATAGTTTAACAAATAAAGGTATTATTGATGTAAAAGGGAATTTAAGTGCTTATGGAATACAGAACAGTAGTGATGGAGTAATAAATAATTTATTAAATCAAGGTATTATAAAAATAATAAGCTCAGATTCAGCTATAGGAATAGCTAATCTATCTAATGAAATGATAGAAAATATATCTAATGAAGGAATAATTGAAGTAGTAGGAATTAATTCTGCAATAGGAATAAAGTTTCCAGCAAAAAAAGAAACAAAAAATAAAGGAGTAATAAAAGTAACAAGTTCTAGATCTGATGCAAGAGGTATTGATATAACTGCAACAAATAAGGAAGCTGAAAGTATATTAAATGAGGGAATAATTGAAGTAGTAGGAGGTTCTTCAAATGTTAATGCAATATATACCTCTGAAGAAATAGACAGTTTAGTAAATAAAGGTATCTTGAAAACAAAAGGATCAAATTCTTTAATAGCTACAATTGGTGTTAATGATAATAATGATAAAATAAAAAAATTAGAGCAAAATGGAATTGTTTTTTCTGATAGTTTAACAATAAAGTTTAAATCTTCAAATACTGATAACATTATAAATAATGGATTATTAATTGGAAATTCTAGTAAATTTATAGAAAATAATTATATTAATAATGGAATGATTTTTTCTCTAAATAATGGAAAATATAAGATTGAAAATATAGGAAGTAGTAGTAATGTTATAAATGCAGCTCTTACTGATGAAGAAAACAAAAATACAAATAATTGGACAGCTACAGGAAGTGAAAGTATAGCTTTAGATGAAAATAAATCAGA
It encodes:
- a CDS encoding ribonuclease III domain-containing protein: MDNVDLRETSGVVLAYLGDSVWELNIRKYWISKGLNLHNLNKKVKECVNAKKQSELYRKIFPMLDEKFQMLGNRSKNGNIKSFPKSCSVQEYREATAFEALIAGFYIENRRDLIELAVNLCVEEKRNEVKVL
- a CDS encoding rod shape-determining protein, which translates into the protein MKSKFFNFSFNRSLGIDLGTANTLVYSKKHKRIVLNEPSVVAVERESRKILAVGNEAKEMLGKTPDTIVAVKPLSEGVIADYDVTEAMIKYFIKKVFGSYSFFMPEIMICVPIDVTGVEKRAVLEAAISAGAKRAYLIEEARAAALGSGMDISVPEGNMIIDIGGGSTDVAVISLGGTVVSKTIRTAGNNFDADIIKYVKKTHNLLIGDKTAEEIKIKIGTALPLEEEEVMTIKGRDLIMGLPKTVEITSEEVREAIHDSLMEIVECVKYVLEQTPPELASDIIDKGMIMAGGGSLIRNFPDLIAKHTNLNVRLAENPLESVVRGAGLALDQLNILRQIEKAER
- a CDS encoding ATPase, with translation MIRDIISNEEVKEFLKNELKFEKTSGTYLFYGSDMGLLLEFALDFAKGLCCETLDGDFCGECDICKKIDKLIYSDLEILDNPDGLKVDEIRELAYKSSASAYEGDKKVFIIKNISKMKKEASNALLKLIEEPNRGCFFILLNSNLNILPTIKSRSILVKIKRRTAEELGVDDFTYSFFRGESEDIKNFKALNLSLGTGYSFLEIGKAVKAYDENRDLKDKINIYKALRDFINNKNYLKIHEKIYFAEEIVKATSDRNIYREIVSYFVELLGDTNGLEKRLTMKGMLRFPINMKVFFINLFLEL